The following proteins are encoded in a genomic region of Paenibacillus sp. FSL R7-0273:
- a CDS encoding sensor histidine kinase, translating to MSIKLRLTAWYSGILAVMLLALSAAIYGFVYFNTYGDLKDRLREQATKVQPKSVWNYNNGTLDLVLGGPAGQSLFAQVYIYDVDKLIPSPNMTEIDLQFKIPSKAELSSHQGFLQASYGGDPFLIYQIAAEINVNNAAMPGVLQVAVYTGEQVTMLNRLQNILLVGSFATLIAAFTFGLFLARKSMSPIGMVIEAANGIQTGNDLSSRIEYNGPPDEIGRLIETVNSMLGRMEGFYRELEDSYATQRRFVSDASHELRTPLTTIRGNIDLLQKVWEMDPDQSRMSEAEIRQLSIESVKDIADESKRMSRLVGDMLSLARADTGRTFDKEPVALEPLMTEVARRASFLPRQSDWSIGDLSQMNGKYIVGNKDYLQQMLFIFIDNAFKYTPSGEVMMDAVFYQNQVGIRIKDTGIGMDKDEVPHIFDRFYRADESRGMTEGIGLGLSIAKWIIDEHGGSVEVVTRQGEGTTFIIWLPLLFAPPLE from the coding sequence ATGTCGATCAAATTGCGGCTGACAGCCTGGTATTCAGGAATTTTGGCCGTTATGCTGCTGGCCTTGTCAGCCGCAATTTACGGTTTTGTCTATTTCAACACGTATGGGGATTTGAAGGACCGGCTGAGGGAGCAGGCGACAAAGGTTCAGCCCAAGTCGGTCTGGAATTACAATAATGGAACGCTTGATCTGGTGCTGGGCGGCCCTGCAGGGCAGAGCCTGTTCGCCCAGGTATATATTTATGATGTGGATAAATTGATCCCAAGCCCGAATATGACAGAGATTGATCTGCAGTTTAAAATCCCCTCTAAGGCAGAGCTAAGCAGCCACCAGGGGTTTCTGCAGGCATCGTATGGCGGCGATCCGTTTCTGATTTATCAGATTGCTGCCGAGATCAACGTTAACAATGCGGCTATGCCTGGTGTGCTTCAGGTGGCGGTATATACAGGGGAACAGGTCACGATGCTGAACCGGCTTCAGAATATTCTGCTTGTGGGCTCCTTTGCCACGCTGATTGCCGCGTTTACCTTCGGCCTCTTCCTGGCACGCAAATCGATGAGTCCGATCGGGATGGTCATCGAGGCAGCCAACGGGATTCAGACCGGCAACGACCTCAGCTCCCGGATTGAATATAACGGGCCTCCGGATGAAATCGGACGGCTGATTGAGACGGTTAACAGCATGCTTGGGCGTATGGAGGGCTTTTACAGGGAGCTTGAGGATTCCTATGCCACCCAGCGCAGATTCGTATCGGATGCTTCGCATGAATTGCGGACACCGCTTACAACGATCCGCGGCAATATCGACCTGCTGCAGAAGGTGTGGGAGATGGACCCGGATCAGAGCCGGATGAGCGAGGCGGAAATCCGCCAGCTGTCCATTGAATCCGTCAAGGATATTGCCGATGAGTCGAAGCGGATGAGCCGGCTGGTAGGCGATATGCTCTCGCTGGCACGGGCGGATACCGGGCGTACTTTTGACAAGGAGCCGGTTGCACTGGAGCCGCTCATGACGGAGGTAGCACGCCGGGCCTCGTTCCTGCCGCGCCAGTCTGACTGGTCCATCGGTGACCTGAGCCAGATGAACGGCAAATACATTGTCGGCAATAAGGATTACCTGCAGCAGATGCTGTTCATTTTTATCGACAATGCATTTAAGTATACGCCTTCCGGCGAGGTTATGATGGATGCTGTATTCTACCAGAATCAGGTGGGCATCCGGATCAAGGATACCGGTATCGGGATGGATAAGGATGAGGTCCCGCATATCTTTGACCGCTTCTACCGGGCGGATGAATCACGGGGAATGACGGAAGGAATCGGGCTAGGCCTGTCCATTGCCAAATGGATTATCGATGAGCACGGAGGCTCCGTCGAGGTAGTTACCCGCCAGGGTGAGGGGACCACCTTTATCATCTGGCTGCCGCTTCTCTTTGCTCCGCCGCTGGAATAG
- a CDS encoding S1C family serine protease, producing MDNNKNSFNNFNRDNEPTPSREWDHSNTSNNSTNNDNAADHGQSQPTDSGSSYYYSYGPFKSINNEEANQDNGQHYNRREPERVEVNAPQPVKQLPYSTSLRTNGYDGNGGRGNGGNGSDGGNGWQYNRKPKKPIKAVLVSFLAGMVVLSGSMFMADRGNWFTGDQAATATVASTTAKSAVGSAGVTPSSSTTSLLTGTRDVSNVVDAVGPAVVKIDTLVKSSSRSSSNPNMSDPFSQFFFGDQFGGGSSGTDRNSQSQSENNSDSQLTPYGIGTGFIYESSGYILTNQHVIDGADVIQVTVDGTTKPYEAKLLGSSKDLDLAVLKIEGADFPTVALGDSDSLKVGSEVVAIGNPQGFDHTVTAGVLSAKGRSIDINEEDGSGTRNYKNLLQTDASINPGNSGGPLLNLNGEVIGMNVAVSTESQGIGFAIAVNTIKEVVDKLEANQEIPKEPVPFIGASLMTITDQVAQQMGTDITEGSVVAEIVFKSPAYTADLRPYDIITGVNGTKYATSQELITYIQSLKVGDQVTLNVVRDGKTLELPVTIGNKNDFDTTQTQTQEQ from the coding sequence ATGGACAACAACAAAAACAGCTTCAATAACTTTAATCGTGATAACGAACCGACGCCAAGCCGGGAATGGGATCATTCAAATACTTCTAATAACAGCACTAATAATGATAATGCGGCCGACCACGGCCAGTCTCAGCCAACTGACTCCGGCTCATCCTACTATTACTCGTACGGACCTTTTAAATCGATTAACAATGAAGAAGCTAACCAGGATAACGGACAGCATTACAACCGCCGTGAGCCTGAACGCGTAGAGGTCAATGCGCCTCAGCCGGTCAAGCAGCTTCCTTACAGCACCTCGCTCCGCACGAACGGATATGACGGTAACGGCGGACGGGGAAATGGCGGGAACGGTTCGGATGGCGGAAACGGCTGGCAGTACAACCGCAAGCCTAAGAAGCCGATAAAAGCAGTGCTGGTATCCTTCCTGGCCGGGATGGTTGTATTATCCGGCTCGATGTTTATGGCAGACCGGGGCAACTGGTTCACGGGTGATCAGGCAGCTACAGCAACGGTAGCAAGCACTACAGCTAAATCAGCTGTCGGCAGCGCAGGTGTGACACCATCCTCATCTACAACCTCGCTGCTTACCGGAACAAGAGATGTTTCCAATGTAGTAGATGCAGTAGGACCGGCTGTGGTGAAAATTGATACACTAGTGAAAAGCTCCAGCAGAAGCTCCTCTAATCCGAACATGAGCGATCCGTTCTCGCAATTTTTCTTCGGTGACCAGTTTGGAGGCGGTTCTTCCGGAACGGACCGCAACTCGCAGTCACAGTCTGAGAATAATTCGGATTCCCAGCTGACTCCTTACGGTATCGGAACAGGCTTTATCTACGAATCTTCAGGCTACATTCTTACGAACCAGCATGTTATTGACGGTGCCGATGTAATCCAGGTTACTGTTGACGGAACCACCAAGCCTTATGAGGCTAAGCTGCTCGGCTCCAGCAAAGACCTGGATCTTGCAGTTCTGAAAATTGAAGGTGCAGATTTCCCTACAGTAGCGCTTGGTGATTCTGACAGCCTCAAGGTCGGCTCCGAGGTTGTGGCGATCGGTAACCCGCAGGGCTTTGATCATACGGTTACAGCAGGTGTGCTGAGTGCGAAAGGACGCAGCATCGATATTAACGAGGAAGACGGCAGCGGTACACGCAATTACAAAAACCTGCTGCAGACTGATGCATCGATCAACCCGGGGAACTCCGGTGGACCGCTGCTTAACCTGAACGGCGAAGTAATCGGGATGAACGTGGCCGTGAGTACAGAATCGCAGGGTATCGGTTTTGCGATTGCCGTCAACACCATTAAAGAGGTTGTAGACAAACTGGAGGCTAACCAGGAAATTCCTAAGGAGCCGGTTCCGTTCATCGGCGCATCATTGATGACCATTACGGATCAGGTTGCACAGCAGATGGGTACAGATATTACTGAAGGATCGGTAGTAGCGGAGATTGTATTCAAATCGCCTGCCTATACTGCAGACCTGCGCCCTTACGATATCATTACAGGCGTGAACGGCACAAAGTATGCGACCAGCCAGGAGCTGATTACCTATATCCAGTCCCTGAAGGTCGGGGACCAGGTTACACTTAATGTTGTCCGTGACGGTAAAACACTGGAGCTTCCAGTTACTATCGGCAACAAAAATGATTTTGATACCACCCAAACCCAGACTCAGGAGCAGTAA
- a CDS encoding 4-hydroxy-3-methylbut-2-enyl diphosphate reductase: MEVIKISPRGYCYGVVDAMVMARQAAQNLDLPRPIYILGMIVHNSHVTNSFEDDGIITLDGHNRLDILDKVDSGTVIFTAHGVSPEVRRLARAKGLTTVDATCPDVTKTHDLIKEKVDEGCEIIYIGKKGHPEPEGAVGIAPEHVHLIEKEEEIAGLNVTSSRIVITNQTTMSQWDIKHIMKKLLETYPGAEVHNEICMATQVRQEAVAEQAGQCDLVIVVGDPRSNNSNRLAQVSEEIAGTPAHRIADVSELNIEWLRGVNKVGVTSGASTPTPITKELINYLEQYDPQKPETWEIKRTVNMAKLLPPVKNKTTSTT, encoded by the coding sequence ATGGAAGTCATCAAAATTTCTCCCCGGGGCTATTGCTATGGTGTCGTAGATGCCATGGTAATGGCAAGGCAGGCTGCCCAGAATCTCGATCTGCCCCGGCCGATTTATATACTTGGCATGATTGTACATAACAGTCATGTTACGAATTCCTTTGAGGACGATGGAATTATTACGCTTGACGGTCATAACCGTCTGGATATTCTTGATAAGGTGGACAGCGGCACAGTGATCTTTACTGCACACGGGGTTTCGCCTGAAGTGCGCCGTCTTGCCCGCGCCAAAGGGCTGACTACAGTCGACGCGACTTGTCCGGATGTGACGAAGACGCATGACCTGATCAAGGAGAAGGTAGACGAAGGCTGCGAGATTATCTATATCGGCAAGAAGGGGCATCCGGAGCCGGAAGGCGCCGTCGGTATTGCACCGGAGCATGTCCATCTGATTGAGAAGGAAGAAGAGATTGCAGGCCTCAATGTGACTTCCTCGCGGATTGTGATCACGAACCAGACCACAATGAGCCAGTGGGATATCAAGCATATTATGAAAAAGTTGCTGGAAACCTACCCCGGCGCTGAGGTGCATAATGAGATCTGTATGGCGACACAGGTACGCCAAGAGGCTGTGGCTGAGCAGGCCGGGCAGTGCGACCTGGTGATCGTCGTAGGGGATCCGCGCAGCAATAACTCCAACCGTCTGGCACAGGTGTCGGAAGAGATTGCAGGTACGCCTGCCCACCGGATTGCAGATGTGTCCGAGCTGAATATCGAATGGCTGCGGGGAGTTAACAAGGTAGGGGTAACCTCAGGAGCCTCAACACCTACACCGATTACCAAGGAGCTTATTAACTATCTGGAGCAGTATGATCCGCAGAAGCCTGAGACCTGGGAGATCAAGCGTACGGTGAACATGGCGAAGCTGCTGCCGCCGGTCAAGAATAAAACGACAAGTACTACCTGA
- a CDS encoding response regulator transcription factor, producing MRPNILIIDDDEKITSMLRRGLAFEGYDVKTASNGADGLREILNGDPDVVVLDVMMPQVDGFEVCRRLREGGSNVPVLMLTAKDEIEHRVKGLDLGADDYLVKPFALEELLARVRALLRRKSEQNGTPDQTVAYEDITLDVDSREVTRAGKRLELTAKEFELLHLFMQNPKRVLSRDLIMDKIWGYDYSGESNVLEVYIAMLRQKTEEHGGKRLIQTIRGAGYILRGDN from the coding sequence ATGCGACCGAATATATTGATTATTGATGACGATGAAAAGATTACTTCCATGCTGCGGCGCGGCCTTGCCTTTGAAGGCTATGATGTCAAAACCGCATCCAACGGTGCGGACGGGCTGCGTGAAATTTTGAACGGTGACCCGGATGTGGTTGTTCTGGATGTGATGATGCCGCAGGTGGACGGCTTCGAGGTGTGCCGGCGACTGCGCGAGGGAGGCAGCAATGTTCCTGTGCTGATGCTGACCGCGAAGGATGAAATCGAACACCGTGTCAAGGGACTGGACCTGGGAGCAGATGATTATCTGGTAAAGCCCTTTGCACTGGAAGAGCTCCTGGCCCGTGTGCGTGCGCTGCTCCGCCGCAAGAGTGAGCAGAATGGAACGCCGGATCAGACGGTGGCCTACGAGGACATTACGCTGGATGTGGATTCACGTGAGGTGACCCGCGCCGGCAAACGTCTGGAGCTGACGGCCAAGGAGTTTGAGCTGCTGCACCTGTTCATGCAGAATCCGAAGCGCGTGCTGTCCCGGGACCTGATTATGGACAAGATCTGGGGCTATGATTACAGCGGGGAATCTAATGTGCTTGAGGTATATATCGCGATGCTGCGCCAGAAGACGGAGGAGCATGGCGGCAAACGGTTAATTCAGACCATCCGGGGAGCCGGTTATATTTTAAGAGGTGACAATTAA
- the aroF gene encoding 3-deoxy-7-phosphoheptulonate synthase translates to MIVITSNQTPQEQVNDIIAVIEKQGLQVHLSRGADHTVIGLIGGVTPSLAEHLRQMKGVQNVVKITKSYKLASRDFHPEDTIIDIRGVKIGGENLVVMGGPCAVESPEQIDEIARLVKASGGQVLRGGAFKPRTGPYSFQGVGVEGLTMMAEAGKKHGLLTITEVMTPEYVDICAEHADILQVGTRNMQNFDLLRKLGTCGRPVLLKRGFSATYDELLNAAEYILAGGNRDVMLCERGIRTFETYTRNTLDLSAIPVLQSLSHLPVISDPSHGTGRRELVEPMAKASVAAGANGLIIEMHTDPDNSMTGDGVQSLFPDQFDKLLRDLEKLAPLVGRKFSESLEAAPIA, encoded by the coding sequence ATGATCGTTATTACTTCTAACCAGACACCGCAGGAGCAGGTAAATGATATTATTGCCGTTATCGAAAAGCAAGGGCTGCAGGTTCACCTGTCACGCGGAGCAGACCATACGGTAATCGGGCTGATCGGCGGGGTTACGCCGAGTCTTGCCGAGCATCTGCGCCAGATGAAGGGCGTGCAGAATGTTGTTAAGATTACCAAATCCTACAAGCTGGCCAGCCGCGATTTCCATCCGGAGGATACCATAATTGATATCCGCGGCGTAAAGATCGGCGGCGAGAATCTCGTTGTTATGGGCGGCCCGTGTGCAGTGGAGTCACCTGAGCAGATTGATGAAATTGCGCGTCTTGTTAAGGCGTCCGGCGGCCAGGTGCTGCGCGGCGGAGCCTTCAAGCCCCGTACGGGTCCTTACAGCTTCCAGGGTGTTGGCGTTGAAGGACTGACTATGATGGCCGAGGCCGGCAAAAAGCACGGCCTGCTGACCATTACCGAGGTTATGACGCCGGAGTATGTTGACATTTGTGCGGAGCATGCCGACATTCTGCAGGTGGGCACGCGCAACATGCAGAACTTTGATCTGCTGCGCAAGCTGGGCACCTGCGGCCGCCCTGTGCTGCTTAAACGCGGCTTCAGTGCAACCTATGATGAGCTTTTGAATGCAGCGGAATATATTCTTGCCGGCGGTAACCGTGATGTTATGCTCTGCGAGCGCGGTATCCGGACCTTTGAAACCTACACCCGCAATACGCTCGACCTGTCTGCAATCCCTGTTCTTCAGAGCCTGAGCCATCTGCCTGTTATTTCCGACCCGAGCCACGGAACCGGCCGCCGCGAGCTGGTAGAGCCGATGGCGAAGGCATCCGTCGCTGCCGGCGCTAATGGTCTGATTATCGAAATGCATACAGATCCTGATAATTCCATGACAGGTGACGGGGTTCAATCCCTGTTCCCGGATCAGTTTGATAAGCTGCTGAGA